A single region of the Sorghum bicolor cultivar BTx623 chromosome 7, Sorghum_bicolor_NCBIv3, whole genome shotgun sequence genome encodes:
- the LOC110437183 gene encoding uncharacterized protein LOC110437183: MCRLGGLIWGGDRAHHIAIRPQQHSSRHLSLAQTSKKKGKESQKQITHPPPTATARHAAAPLLTTPPPPAAMAAAADSSKPARAAVLPARPLLLALPFLSLLLLLYVYSTSSRPVLSATAVAASTTTTTVVPLTPSPPTPHIRMRRSRYASYDDYLRHQLNKTLDPRLRRVWATRDWQRKVDAFARLFTGLRDEGLLSTTSRALCVGARLGQEVAALRQVGVRDALGIDLAPAPPLVARGDFHNQPFDNDTFDFEFSNVFDHALYPDRFAAEVERTLRPGGVAVLHVAVHRRGDKYSANDLLDVRGLVGLFPRCDVVRVSKVDAFGLDTEVILRKKRPSSRRRRRRRRL; encoded by the coding sequence ATGTGCCGGTTGGGCGGCCTAATTTGGGGCGGCGACCGGGCCCACCACATTGCTATCCGTCCCCAACAGCACAGCTCACGACATCTCTCTCTCGCCCAGACAagcaaaaaaaaagggaaagaatCCCAAAAGCAAATCACGCACCCACCGCCCACCGCCACCGCACGCCATGCGGCCGCCCCCTTGCtaaccacgccgccgccgcctgccgccatggccgccgccgctgaCTCCTCTAAgcccgcgcgcgccgccgtgCTCCCCGCCCGCCCGCTCCTCCTCGCGctccccttcctctccctccTCCTCTTGCTGTACGTCTACTCCACCTCCTCCCGCCCTGTCCTCTCCGCAACAGCCGTCGctgcctccaccaccaccaccaccgtcgTGCCGCTGACCCCATCCCCGCCGACCCCACACATCCGGATGCGGCGTTCCCGGTACGCCTCCTACGACGACTACCTCCGTCACCAGCTCAACAAGACGCTGGACCCGCGCCTCCGCCGGGTCTGGGCGACCCGTGACTGGCAACGGAAGGTGGACGCCTTCGCGCGGCTCTTCACGGGTCTGCGCGACGAGGGCCTCCTCTCCACCACCTCCCGCGCGCTCTGCGTCGGCGCGCGGCTAGGCCAGGAGGTCGCCGCGCTGCGGCAGGTGGGCGTCCGCGACGCGCTCGGCATCGACCtcgcgcccgcgccgccgctcgTCGCGCGCGGGGACTTCCACAACCAGCCGTTCGACAACGACACCTTCGACTTCGAGTTCTCCAACGTCTTCGACCACGCGCTGTACCCGGACCGGTTCGCCGCCGAGGTCGAGCGTACCCTGCGCCCCGGGGGTGTCGCGGTGCTCCACGTCGCCGTGCACCGCCGTGGGGATAAGTACTCTGCCAATGACTTGCTTGATGTGCGCGGCCTCGTTGGGTTGTTCCCAAGGTGCGACGTTGTGAGGGTGTCGAAGGTTGATGCGTTCGGGCTCGACACCGAGGTCATCCTCCGCAAGAAGAGGCCGTcgtctcgtcgtcgtcgtcgtcggcggcggctctAG